One window of the Methanobrevibacter millerae genome contains the following:
- a CDS encoding rubredoxin, translating to MTIYVCLHCEYRFDSEKGDPAYNIPAGATPADMPEGWVCPECAALGIEAFIAEEE from the coding sequence ATGACTATATATGTTTGTTTACATTGTGAATACAGATTTGATTCAGAAAAAGGAGACCCAGCATACAACATTCCTGCTGGAGCAACACCTGCTGACATGCCTGAAGGCTGGGTATGCCCAGAATGCGCAGCATTAGGTATTGAAGCATTTATCGCAGAAGAAGAATAA